A part of Bacillus rossius redtenbacheri isolate Brsri chromosome 1, Brsri_v3, whole genome shotgun sequence genomic DNA contains:
- the LOC134546160 gene encoding L-lactate dehydrogenase isoform X2, which translates to MSSVKEELFTQVALPKDSSGSKVTVVGVGQVGMACAFSILTQNVSSEIVLVDVVADKLKGEMMDLQHGLTFMRNVKVNSSTDYSVTANSKLCIVTAGARQKEGESRLDLVQRNTDIFKGIIPKLVKYSPDTILLIVSNPVDILTYVAWKLSGLPKNRVIGSGTNLDSSRFRFLMSERVNVAPNSCHGWIIGEHGDTSVPVWSGVNIAGVRLRDIDPTIGTDQDKEDWKILHKQVVQSAYEVIKLKGYTSWAIGLSVATLAQAILRNGGNIHAVSTLVTGQHGIDKEVFLSLPCVLGENGVTHIVHQLLTDDERGMLQRSAGLMHEVQSRLQMTQLKATS; encoded by the exons ATGAGTTCGGTGAAAGAAGAACTTTTCACGCAAGTTGCGCTGCCCAAGGATTCTTCGGGCAGCAAAGTGACAGTTGTTGGTGTTGGCCAAGTGGGAATGGCGTGTGCTTTCAGCATTTTGACACAG AATGTTTCGAGTGAAATTGTCCTGGTTGATGTAGTCGCAGATAAGTTGAAGGGAGAGATGATGGACCTTCAGCATGGCTTGACATTCATGAGAAATGTCAAAGTGAATTCCAGCACAG ATTACTCTGTGACTGCGAACTCTAAGCTGTGCATCGTGACGGCGGGCGCTCGCCAGAAGGAGGGGGAGAGCCGGCTGGATCTGGTGCAGCGGAACACGGACATTTTCAAGGGCATCATCCCCAAGCTAGTCAAGTACAGCCCCGACACCATTCTCCTGATCGTCAGCAACCCAG TGGACATTTTGACGTACGTGGCGTGGAAGCTGAGTGGATTGCCGAAGAACCGTGTCATTGGCTCAGGAACTAACCTGGACTCTTCTAGATTTCGTTTTCTCATGTCTGAGCGAGTCAACGTTGCACCCAACAGTTGCCACGGCTGGATAATTGGTGAACATGGAGATACAAGTG TTCCAGTATGGTCAGGCGTGAACATAGCTGGAGTTCGTTTACGTGATATTGATCCAACTATTGGGACGGACCAAGACAAAGAGGACTGGAAAATTTTGCACAAACAGGTTGTACAAAG TGCATATGAAGTGATCAAGCTTAAAGGCTACACATCGTGGGCGATCGGGCTGAGTGTGGCAACACTGGCCCAAGCTATCCTACGTAACGGAGGCAACATACATGCAGTTTCGACACTTGTTACA GGCCAGCACGGCATAGACAAGGAGGTGTTCCTGTCGCTGCCGTGCGTGCTGGGGGAGAACGGTGTGACGCACATAGTGCACCAGCTGCTCACGGACGACGAGCGGGGCATGCTGCAGCGGTCGGCCGGCCTCATGCACGAGGTGCAGTCCAGGCTGCAGAT
- the LOC134546160 gene encoding L-lactate dehydrogenase isoform X1, which translates to MSSVKEELFTQVALPKDSSGSKVTVVGVGQVGMACAFSILTQNVSSEIVLVDVVADKLKGEMMDLQHGLTFMRNVKVNSSTDYSVTANSKLCIVTAGARQKEGESRLDLVQRNTDIFKGIIPKLVKYSPDTILLIVSNPVDILTYVAWKLSGLPKNRVIGSGTNLDSSRFRFLMSERVNVAPNSCHGWIIGEHGDTSVPVWSGVNIAGVRLRDIDPTIGTDQDKEDWKILHKQVVQSAYEVIKLKGYTSWAIGLSVATLAQAILRNGGNIHAVSTLVTGQHGIDKEVFLSLPCVLGENGVTHIVHQLLTDDERGMLQRSAGLMHEVQSRLQIIASLHLVQSCHQSVKNMESGEVWGKPGILDKHLKTLGKNSL; encoded by the exons ATGAGTTCGGTGAAAGAAGAACTTTTCACGCAAGTTGCGCTGCCCAAGGATTCTTCGGGCAGCAAAGTGACAGTTGTTGGTGTTGGCCAAGTGGGAATGGCGTGTGCTTTCAGCATTTTGACACAG AATGTTTCGAGTGAAATTGTCCTGGTTGATGTAGTCGCAGATAAGTTGAAGGGAGAGATGATGGACCTTCAGCATGGCTTGACATTCATGAGAAATGTCAAAGTGAATTCCAGCACAG ATTACTCTGTGACTGCGAACTCTAAGCTGTGCATCGTGACGGCGGGCGCTCGCCAGAAGGAGGGGGAGAGCCGGCTGGATCTGGTGCAGCGGAACACGGACATTTTCAAGGGCATCATCCCCAAGCTAGTCAAGTACAGCCCCGACACCATTCTCCTGATCGTCAGCAACCCAG TGGACATTTTGACGTACGTGGCGTGGAAGCTGAGTGGATTGCCGAAGAACCGTGTCATTGGCTCAGGAACTAACCTGGACTCTTCTAGATTTCGTTTTCTCATGTCTGAGCGAGTCAACGTTGCACCCAACAGTTGCCACGGCTGGATAATTGGTGAACATGGAGATACAAGTG TTCCAGTATGGTCAGGCGTGAACATAGCTGGAGTTCGTTTACGTGATATTGATCCAACTATTGGGACGGACCAAGACAAAGAGGACTGGAAAATTTTGCACAAACAGGTTGTACAAAG TGCATATGAAGTGATCAAGCTTAAAGGCTACACATCGTGGGCGATCGGGCTGAGTGTGGCAACACTGGCCCAAGCTATCCTACGTAACGGAGGCAACATACATGCAGTTTCGACACTTGTTACA GGCCAGCACGGCATAGACAAGGAGGTGTTCCTGTCGCTGCCGTGCGTGCTGGGGGAGAACGGTGTGACGCACATAGTGCACCAGCTGCTCACGGACGACGAGCGGGGCATGCTGCAGCGGTCGGCCGGCCTCATGCACGAGGTGCAGTCCAGGCTGCAGAT CATCGCCTCACTTCACCTAGTCCAGAGTTGCCACCAGTCTGTGAAAAACATGGAATCTGGAGAAGTCTGGGGGAAACCTGGAATTTTGGATAAACATTTGAAGACACTAGGAAAAAATTCactttag